One window from the genome of Glycine soja cultivar W05 chromosome 12, ASM419377v2, whole genome shotgun sequence encodes:
- the LOC114378668 gene encoding uncharacterized protein LOC114378668 gives MEVSRCRDASMDIRDYIHRSPSRYLAQRRHDSRGVGRLESMFQDNKASRATHLEEELADFNFESFSSIDSYCNHIKSLADQLADVDAPLTNSKLVLKLTTGLPEAYARTVDIIQNQEPLPSFASCRSRLKLAERTIKNRLGKEGNSGNRSQATLLTSIDNHHGTDNNTSASSASSCQSSKGNKQKKSNSKVSEKSRNSNGQVAPQQSGLMPFNWQQQPWAAWAPWLAQWLNPPPCPYPASS, from the coding sequence ATGGAAGTGTCTCGATGCCGCGATGCTTCAATGGATATACGGGACTATATCCACCGATCTCCTTCACGCTATCTTGCTCAAAGACGACACGACTCAAGGGGCGTGGGTCGTCTCGAATCTATGTTTCAGGACAACAAGGCTTCTCGGGCTACTCATCTTGAAGAGGAACTTGCGGATTTTAATTTTGAGAGTTTTTCGTCGATTGATAGCTATTGTAATCACATCAAGTCGTTGGCTGATCAACTTGCCGATGTTGATGCCCCTCTCACCAACAGCAAATTGGTTCTCAAACTCACGACAGGGCTACCTGAGGCCTATGCCAGGACGGTAGATATCATCCAAAATCAAGAACCATTACCCTCGTTTGCGAGTTGCCGATCTCGACTCAAGCTTGCAGAGCGAACCATTAAAAACCGCTTGGGAAAGGAAGGCAACTCCGGCAACCGCTCTCAAGCCACTCTCCTTACGAGCATCGACAACCACCACGGCACGGACAACAACACCTCTGCATCCTCTGCTTCATCCTGTCAGAGTTCCAAAGGAAATAAGCAAAAAAAGTCCAACTCCAAGGTTTCTGAGAAAAGCCGTAATAGCAATGGGCAAGTGGCCCCACAACAATCTGGACTCATGCCATTTAATTGGCAGCAACAGCCATGGGCCGCCTGGGCTCCTTGGTTGGCTCAATGGCTAAACCCGCCTCCATGCCCATATCCTGCTTCCTCATAG